One genomic segment of Actinoplanes ianthinogenes includes these proteins:
- a CDS encoding YciI family protein, producing MAKYLLLKHYRGAPSAVNDVPMEKWTPEEISAHIKYMNDFAARLETTGEYVDGQALAPEGTWVRFDGEGRPPVTDGPFAETKDLIAGWMVIDVESYERAVELAGELSAAPGAGGEPIHEWLELRPFLTGMPNVDEECH from the coding sequence GTGGCTAAGTATCTGCTGCTCAAGCACTACCGCGGCGCTCCGAGCGCGGTCAACGACGTGCCGATGGAGAAGTGGACTCCGGAGGAGATCTCGGCGCACATCAAGTACATGAACGACTTCGCGGCTCGGCTGGAGACGACCGGTGAGTACGTCGACGGGCAGGCGCTGGCGCCCGAGGGGACCTGGGTGCGGTTCGACGGGGAGGGCCGGCCGCCGGTGACCGACGGGCCGTTCGCGGAGACCAAGGATCTGATCGCCGGGTGGATGGTGATCGACGTGGAGAGTTACGAGCGGGCGGTCGAGCTGGCCGGGGAGCTGTCGGCGGCGCCCGGCGCCGGCGGTGAGCCGATCCACGAGTGGCTGGAGCTGCGCCCGTTCCTGACCGGCATGCCGAACGTCGACGAGGAGTGCCACTGA
- a CDS encoding RNA polymerase sigma factor, with translation MIAADELRSLIPAVLGILVRRGADFAAAEDAVQDALIEALRVWPADPPRDPKGWLVTAAWRKFLDATRSDTARRRREDQVEDEPAPGPVSGLDDTLRLYFLCAHPSLTPASAVALTLRAVGGLTTRQIAEAYLVPEATMAQRISRAKRTVAGVRFDQPGDVGTVLRVLYLVFNEGYSGDVDLAAEAIRLTRQLATGIDHPEVAGLLALMMLHHARRDARITADGSLVPLAEQDRSRWDTGLIAAGIEILQAALARDRLGEFQAQAAIAALHADAQTVAETDWVQIVEWYDELAKLTDSPVVRLNRAVAVGEADGARAGLAALAELDESLPRYTAVAAYLHERDGDLVTAARWYAEAARKASTIAERDHLTRQAARLHARLRR, from the coding sequence ATGATCGCTGCGGATGAGCTTCGGAGTCTCATCCCGGCCGTCCTCGGGATCCTCGTCCGCCGCGGAGCAGACTTCGCGGCGGCCGAGGACGCCGTGCAGGACGCCCTGATCGAGGCGCTGCGTGTGTGGCCCGCCGACCCGCCCCGCGACCCGAAGGGGTGGCTGGTCACCGCGGCGTGGCGCAAGTTCCTGGACGCGACCAGGTCGGACACCGCCCGGCGCCGGCGGGAGGACCAGGTCGAGGACGAGCCGGCGCCCGGGCCGGTGTCCGGGCTGGACGACACGCTTCGCCTGTACTTCCTGTGCGCGCACCCGTCGCTGACCCCGGCGTCCGCGGTGGCGCTCACGCTGCGGGCGGTCGGCGGGCTGACCACCCGGCAGATCGCCGAGGCCTACCTGGTGCCGGAGGCGACGATGGCGCAGCGGATCAGCCGGGCCAAGCGGACCGTGGCCGGTGTCCGGTTCGACCAGCCCGGCGACGTCGGCACCGTGCTGCGCGTGCTGTACCTGGTGTTCAACGAGGGGTACTCCGGGGACGTCGACCTGGCGGCCGAGGCGATCCGGCTCACCCGGCAGCTGGCGACCGGTATCGATCATCCCGAGGTGGCCGGGTTGCTGGCGCTGATGATGCTGCACCATGCTCGGCGGGACGCGCGGATCACGGCGGACGGGAGTCTGGTGCCGCTCGCCGAGCAGGATCGGAGCCGCTGGGACACCGGGTTGATCGCGGCGGGGATCGAGATTCTTCAGGCGGCGCTGGCCCGGGACCGGCTGGGCGAGTTCCAGGCGCAGGCGGCGATCGCGGCGTTGCACGCGGACGCGCAGACGGTCGCGGAGACCGACTGGGTGCAGATCGTCGAGTGGTACGACGAGCTGGCCAAACTGACCGACAGCCCGGTGGTGCGGCTGAACCGCGCGGTGGCGGTCGGCGAGGCGGACGGCGCGCGGGCCGGGCTAGCTGCCCTCGCGGAGCTGGACGAGTCGCTGCCCCGGTACACGGCGGTGGCGGCATATCTGCACGAGCGGGACGGTGATCTGGTGACGGCGGCGCGGTGGTATGCGGAGGCGGCACGCAAAGCTTCCACCATCGCCGAGCGGGATCACCTGACGCGCCAGGCGGCCCGGCTCCATGCGCGCCTGCGTCGCTGA